The Brassica oleracea var. oleracea cultivar TO1000 chromosome C6, BOL, whole genome shotgun sequence genome includes a region encoding these proteins:
- the LOC106296225 gene encoding uncharacterized membrane protein At1g75140 encodes MAGLQKGKSFLFCFSFSLLFLSPIVTASESDPVPYENSDSRLHRLEELVRNLTEVVARLDAKLSETGKKHEIISNGAKEKAKAFSVTKYSPFWSERFEFTSAVKLNSEATCINVLPFKDHEGLSKYFAVGDSSGNLYVFLRNGDVLVEFFTSCDSPITAMVSYMSVYKNESFVVTGHQSGAVLLHRLREGSMGEDFSSAVMENVGKFDGTEDSLEVTLLEVHHVGRVRYILATDLAGKLTVFTENRTVHGSVTPTSRPLVFLKQRLLFLTETGAGSLDLRTMKIRESDCEGLNSSLARTYVFDASERSKAYGFTSEGEVIHVLLVGDVTSFKCRVRSKKKVQIQEPVALQAIKGYLVLLSEEKVFVYNVSTQHYVRTTGPRLLFPAALEDLKSTFLSHQSKTKFKMITPLVASDREKLLVMSLGEGYVATYKSKLQSSKGELNTMLWSSPVFFFLLFLFGAWHFFAKKKESLTAWGPDDPFASSSSSASFSEPSRRNNDDLMDLRRRYVSPSRYPPGAAAGTYRSVASNDPTSRSSVDATNYRATAQEMKYRGGSGLDSSGGRFGNRRESLFGDNKALDNES; translated from the coding sequence ATGGCCGGGCTTCAAAAAGGCAAGTCCTTTCTCTTCTGTTTCTCCTTTAGTTTGCTCTTCCTTTCACCGATCGTAACCGCTTCCGAGTCCGATCCGGTACCCTACGAGAACTCAGATTCTAGGTTGCATAGACTCGAGGAGCTCGTTAGGAATCTCACGGAAGTAGTAGCTAGACTAGACGCTAAGTTGTCCGAAACTGGTAAAAAACACGAGATCATCAGTAATGGGGCTAAAGAGAAAGCCAAGGCCTTTTCAGTGACAAAGTACAGTCCTTTCTGGTCCGAGAGATTCGAGTTCACCTCCGCCGTGAAGCTAAACTCCGAGGCAACGTGCATCAACGTGTTGCCCTTTAAAGACCACGAAGGTTTAAGCAAGTACTTCGCCGTTGGGGACTCGAGTGGTAACCTCTACGTGTTCTTGAGAAACGGCGACGTTTTGGTCGAGTTTTTCACCAGCTGTGATTCGCCGATCACCGCGATGGTTTCTTACATGTCTGTGTATAAGAACGAGAGCTTCGTGGTGACGGGGCATCAAAGCGGAGCCGTCTTGTTGCATAGACTCAGAGAGGGCTCTATGGGAGAAGATTTCAGTTCAGCTGTGATGGAGAATGTTGGCAAGTTTGACGGCACGGAGGATAGTTTGGAGGTGACGTTACTAGAAGTGCATCACGTGGGTCGTGTCAGGTACATATTAGCGACTGATCTCGCCGGAAAGCTAACGGTTTTCACTGAGAACAGAACCGTTCACGGGTCCGTTACCCCCACGAGTAGACCGCTTGTGTTCTTGAAGCAGAGGCTGTTGTTTCTCACCGAGACCGGCGCTGGTTCGCTAGACTTGAGAACCATGAAGATCAGAGAATCAGACTGCGAAGGCTTGAACAGCTCTCTAGCGAGAACTTACGTCTTCGACGCTTCCGAGAGGTCTAAAGCTTACGGATTCACATCGGAAGGCGAAGTCATCCACGTGTTGCTTGTCGGCGACGTAACGAGCTTTAAATGTAGAGTGAGGTCAAAGAAGAAGGTTCAGATACAAGAGCCTGTTGCGTTACAAGCCATCAAAGGCTATCTTGTGCTACTCAGCGAAGAGAAAGTGTTTGTATACAATGTCTCGACTCAACACTACGTAAGAACCACGGGTCCTCGTCTGCTCTTCCCTGCTGCGTTAGAAGATCTCAAGTCAACGTTCTTGAGCCATCAATCTAAAACCAAGTTTAAGATGATTACTCCTTTGGTAGCAAGCGACCGTGAGAAGCTTCTTGTGATGAGTTTAGGCGAAGGATACGTGGCTACATACAAATCAAAGCTTCAGAGTTCCAAAGGAGAACTCAACACGATGCTATGGAGCAGTCCTGTCTTCTTCTTTCTACTGTTTTTATTCGGGGCGTGGCATTTCTTCGCTAAGAAGAAAGAGTCTCTCACAGCTTGGGGACCTGACGATCCTTTCGCATCTTCCTCTTCTTCTGCTTCTTTCTCTGAGCCATCTAGGAGAAACAACGATGATCTCATGGATCTGAGAAGAAGATATGTTTCTCCATCACGGTACCCTCCTGGCGCAGCAGCAGGTACTTACAGGTCCGTTGCTTCTAATGACCCGACCTCGAGAAGTTCGGTTGATGCTACAAATTATAGAGCAACAGCGCAGGAGATGAAGTATCGTGGTGGGTCAGGGCTTGATTCTTCAGGTGGTAGGTTTGGTAATAGAAGGGAGAGTTTGTTTGGTGATAACAAAGCTTTGGACAACGAAAGTTAA
- the LOC106300272 gene encoding UDP-D-xylose:L-fucose alpha-1,3-D-xylosyltransferase 1-like isoform X1 gives MSLPYLRWSQGTKMSQLLREGILVTLLNLPWEGKEGRVYQLGLTLVRLLIETQMTMAGRRDRLHHLRGSRIAIAILVGILIGCICTVLFPDGFFNSGSSFTVNEQRLSQSTTSKVGQASCESSERVKMLKSDFALISEKNAELRKQVRELTEKVRLAEQDTENTRKQVLVLGTEIKAGSFGTVKSLRTNPTVVSDESFNPRLAKLLEKVAVNNEIIVVLANSNVKPMLEVQIASVKRVGIQNYLVVALDDSIENFCKSNGVAYYTSGGNHTVSGLKFRVLREFLQLGYGVLLSNVDIVFLQNPFGHLYRDSDVETTSDGHDNSTAYGFNNGFDEPSMGWARYAHTMRIWVFNSGFFYLRPTLPSIELLDRVADTLSKADAWDQAVFNEQLFYPSHPGYTGLHASKRVMDMYEFMNSKVLFKTVRKDHELKKLKPVIVHLNYHPDKLSRMQAVVEFYVNGKQDALDSFPDGSE, from the exons ATGTCTTTGCCCTACTTGCGATGGTCACAG GGTACAAAGATGTCTCAACTGCTTAGGGAAGGGATACTGGTGACTCTTTTGAATCTTCCTTGGG AGGGAAAGGAAGGAAGGGTTTATCAATTAGGACTAACACTAGTGCGTCTTCTCATAGAAACTCAAATGACTATGGCGGGTCGCAGAGACAGACTCCATCACCTCCGCGGATCTCGAATAGCGATCGCTATCCTCGTCGGAATCCTCATCGGTTGCATCTGCACCGTCTTGTTCCCGGATGGCTTCTTCAACTCGGGATCATCGTTTACAGTTAACGAACAACGCCTTTCGCAGTCTACGACCTCTAAG GTAGGGCAGGCTTCGTGTGAATCGTCTGAACGGGTCAAAATGCTCAAATCAGACTTTGCATTGATCTCTGAAAAGAACGCCGAGTTAAGGAAGCAGGTCAGAGAGCTAACAGAGAAGGTGCGGTTAGCTGAACAAGATACGGAGAATACAAGGAAACAAGTCTTAGTTTTGGGAACTGAGATCAAGGCTGGATCTTTTGGCACCGTCAAGAGTCTCAGAACTAACCCAACCGTGGTTTCCGACGAGTCTTTTAACCCAAGACTAGCAAAGCTATTAGAGAAAGTAGCTGTTAATAACGAGATCATTGTGGTTCTTGCAAATTCAAATGTGAAACCAATGTTGGAAGTGCAGATCGCTAGTGTAAAGAGAGTGGGTATACAAAACTACCTGGTTGTCGCGTTGGATGATTCTATAGAAAATTTCTGCAAATCAAACGGAGTTGCCTATTACACTAGCGGAGGTAATCACACTGTTTCAGGGCTGAAGTTCCGCGTCTTGAGGGAGTTCTTGCAGCTTGGCTATGGTGTTCTTCTATCAAATGTGGACATTGTCTTTCTGCAGAACCCTTTTGGTCATCTTTACAGAGACTCTGACGTGGAGACCACGAGCGATGGCCATGACAATAGCACAGCTTATGGGTTCAACAATGGGTTTGATGAACCATCCATGGGATGGGCTAGGTATGCTCACACTATGAGGATATGGGTTTTCAATTCCGGCTTCTTCTACCTAAGACCAACTCTTCCTTCAATCGAGCTACTCGATCGCGTGGCGGATACGCTTTCCAAGGCAGACGCATGGGACCAAGCGGTTTTCAACGAGCAACTCTTTTACCCTTCGCATCCTGGATACACTGGCTTACACGCTTCAAAGAGAGTCATGGATATGTACGAGTTCATGAACAGTAAGGTCCTTTTCAAGACTGTGAGAAAGGATCATGAGCTCAAGAAGTTGAAGCCGGTGATTGTTCATTTGAATTACCATCCAGATAAACTCAGTCGAATGCAAGCTGTGGTGGAGTTTTATGTTAATGGGAAACAAGATGCGCTTGATAGCTTCCCAGATGGTTCTGAATGA
- the LOC106300272 gene encoding UDP-D-xylose:L-fucose alpha-1,3-D-xylosyltransferase 1-like isoform X2: MSLPYLRWSQGTKMSQLLREGILVTLLNLPWETQMTMAGRRDRLHHLRGSRIAIAILVGILIGCICTVLFPDGFFNSGSSFTVNEQRLSQSTTSKVGQASCESSERVKMLKSDFALISEKNAELRKQVRELTEKVRLAEQDTENTRKQVLVLGTEIKAGSFGTVKSLRTNPTVVSDESFNPRLAKLLEKVAVNNEIIVVLANSNVKPMLEVQIASVKRVGIQNYLVVALDDSIENFCKSNGVAYYTSGGNHTVSGLKFRVLREFLQLGYGVLLSNVDIVFLQNPFGHLYRDSDVETTSDGHDNSTAYGFNNGFDEPSMGWARYAHTMRIWVFNSGFFYLRPTLPSIELLDRVADTLSKADAWDQAVFNEQLFYPSHPGYTGLHASKRVMDMYEFMNSKVLFKTVRKDHELKKLKPVIVHLNYHPDKLSRMQAVVEFYVNGKQDALDSFPDGSE; encoded by the exons ATGTCTTTGCCCTACTTGCGATGGTCACAG GGTACAAAGATGTCTCAACTGCTTAGGGAAGGGATACTGGTGACTCTTTTGAATCTTCCTTGGG AAACTCAAATGACTATGGCGGGTCGCAGAGACAGACTCCATCACCTCCGCGGATCTCGAATAGCGATCGCTATCCTCGTCGGAATCCTCATCGGTTGCATCTGCACCGTCTTGTTCCCGGATGGCTTCTTCAACTCGGGATCATCGTTTACAGTTAACGAACAACGCCTTTCGCAGTCTACGACCTCTAAG GTAGGGCAGGCTTCGTGTGAATCGTCTGAACGGGTCAAAATGCTCAAATCAGACTTTGCATTGATCTCTGAAAAGAACGCCGAGTTAAGGAAGCAGGTCAGAGAGCTAACAGAGAAGGTGCGGTTAGCTGAACAAGATACGGAGAATACAAGGAAACAAGTCTTAGTTTTGGGAACTGAGATCAAGGCTGGATCTTTTGGCACCGTCAAGAGTCTCAGAACTAACCCAACCGTGGTTTCCGACGAGTCTTTTAACCCAAGACTAGCAAAGCTATTAGAGAAAGTAGCTGTTAATAACGAGATCATTGTGGTTCTTGCAAATTCAAATGTGAAACCAATGTTGGAAGTGCAGATCGCTAGTGTAAAGAGAGTGGGTATACAAAACTACCTGGTTGTCGCGTTGGATGATTCTATAGAAAATTTCTGCAAATCAAACGGAGTTGCCTATTACACTAGCGGAGGTAATCACACTGTTTCAGGGCTGAAGTTCCGCGTCTTGAGGGAGTTCTTGCAGCTTGGCTATGGTGTTCTTCTATCAAATGTGGACATTGTCTTTCTGCAGAACCCTTTTGGTCATCTTTACAGAGACTCTGACGTGGAGACCACGAGCGATGGCCATGACAATAGCACAGCTTATGGGTTCAACAATGGGTTTGATGAACCATCCATGGGATGGGCTAGGTATGCTCACACTATGAGGATATGGGTTTTCAATTCCGGCTTCTTCTACCTAAGACCAACTCTTCCTTCAATCGAGCTACTCGATCGCGTGGCGGATACGCTTTCCAAGGCAGACGCATGGGACCAAGCGGTTTTCAACGAGCAACTCTTTTACCCTTCGCATCCTGGATACACTGGCTTACACGCTTCAAAGAGAGTCATGGATATGTACGAGTTCATGAACAGTAAGGTCCTTTTCAAGACTGTGAGAAAGGATCATGAGCTCAAGAAGTTGAAGCCGGTGATTGTTCATTTGAATTACCATCCAGATAAACTCAGTCGAATGCAAGCTGTGGTGGAGTTTTATGTTAATGGGAAACAAGATGCGCTTGATAGCTTCCCAGATGGTTCTGAATGA
- the LOC106300275 gene encoding J domain-containing protein required for chloroplast accumulation response 1-like — MVEDVTQDENSLEETKNDAEEIQNIDAKIRKWSSGKSGNIRSLLSTLQYILWPGCGWKAVPLMDLIEGNAVRKSYQRALLILHPDKLQPKGASDNQKYMAEKVFELLQEAWDHFNTLGPV, encoded by the exons ATG GTAGAGGATGTAACACAAGATGAGAATTCTCTGGAAGAAACCAAAAACGATGCTGAAGAAATCCAG AACATCGATGCTAAAATCCGCAAGTGGTCAAGCGGAAAGAGCGGAAACATCCGGTCTCTGTTGTCCACACTGCAGTAT ATTCTATGGCCCGGGTGTGGATGGAAGGCGGTTCCACTTATGGACTTGATAGAAGGAAACGCAGTTCGAAAATCGTACCAGAGAGCATTACTAATCCTTCATCCAGATAAGCTACAACCGAAGGGTGCTTCTGACAACCAGAAATACATGGCTGAAAAAGTTTTCGAGTTATTACAG GAAGCATGGGACCATTTCAACACTCTCGGACCAGTTTAA
- the LOC106300273 gene encoding protein BRASSINAZOLE-RESISTANT 1: MTSDGATSTSAAAAAAAAARRKPSWRERENNRRRERRRRAVAAKIYTGLRAQGDYNLPKHCDNNEVLKALCSEAGWVVEEDGTTYRKGCKPLPSEIAGTSYHHYSSQNQSPLSSAFQSPIPSYQVSPSSSSFPSPSRGEPNNNSSPFFPFLGNEGIPSSLPSLRISNSCPVTPPLSSPTSKNPKPLPNWESIAKQSMANAKQSMASFNYPFYAVSAPASPTHRQFHAPATIPECDESDASTVDSGHWISFQKFAQQQPLSGSMVPTSPTFNLVKPPPVPQHMSPNAAGVFQEIGQSSEFKFENRQVKPWEGEMIHDVGMEDLELTLGNGKARG; this comes from the exons ATGACGTCAGATGGAGCTACGTCGACGTCAGCAGCGGCAGCAGCTGCGGCTGCAGCGAGGAGGAAACCGTCGTGGAGGGAGAGGGAGAACAATCGGAGGAGAGAGAGACGGAGAAGAGCCGTAGCAGCCAAGATATACACAGGGCTAAGAGCACAAGGTGATTACAACCTCCCAAAGCATTGCGATAACAATGAGGTCCTCAAGGCTCTCTGTTCTGAAGCTGGTTGGGTTGTTGAAGAAGATGGCACCACTTATCGCAAG GGATGCAAGCCTCTACCTAGTGAGATAGCTGGGACATCGTATCATCATTACTCATCCCAAAACCAAAGCCCTCTTTCTTCAGCCTTTCAAAGTCCCATCCCTTCTTACCAAGTCAGCCCTTCTTCCTCATCTTTCCCCAGTCCTTCTCGTGGTGAACCAAACAACAACAGCTCCCCCTTCTTCCCCTTCCTCGGAAACGAAGGCATCCCTTCCTCTCTTCCTTCCCTCAGAATCTCAAACAGTTGTCCCGTCACTCCACCGCTCTCATCTCCAACTTCCAAGAACCCTAAACCTTTACCCAACTGGGAGTCTATTGCTAAGCAGTCAATGGCCAACGCTAAACAATCAATGGCGTCCTTTAACTATCCTTTCTACGCGGTTTCTGCGCCTGCTAGTCCCACTCATCGCCAGTTTCATGCTCCGGCGACTATACCTGAGTGTGATGAGTCTGACGCGTCCACTGTTGACTCTGGTCATTGGATAAGCTTTCAGAAGTTTGCACAACAGCAACCATTATCTGGCTCTATGGTGCCAACATCTCCTACTTTCAATCTTGTGAAACCTCCTCCTGTGCCTCAGCATATGTCTCCAAATGCTGCTGGCGTGTTCCAAGAGATTGGTCAAAGCTCTGAGTTTAAATTTGAGAATAGACAAGTTAAGCCGTGGGAAGGAGAGATGATACATGATGTTGGTATGGAGGATCTGGAGCTTACACTTGGAAACGGCAAGGCTCGTGGTTGA
- the LOC106300274 gene encoding pathogenesis-related protein 5-like: MANLSSIHILLYFVFITNVIAVSATVITLQNSCPYTVWPGILSGNSNTLGDGGFPLTSGASVQLTAPPGWSGRFWARTGCSFDSSGHGNCVTGDCGGVLKCIGGGVPPTTLAEFTVGSGAYGKDFYDVSLVDGYNVEMGIKPHGGSGDCTYAGCVADVNSVCPSVLQIMDPRTGIVAACKSACAAFNAPEFCCTGAHATPQTCSPTHFSAVFKNACPSAYSYAYDDATSTFTCSGANYVITFCPTRS, from the exons ATGGCGAACCTCTCCAGTATTCACATTCTTCTCTACTTCGTGTTCATCACAA ATGTCATTGCTGTTTCAGCCACCGTCATCACTTTACAAAACAGTTGTCCTTACACCGTCTGGCCGGGAATCCTCTCCGGCAACAGCAACACCCTCGGCGACGGCGGTTTTCCCCTCACCTCTGGCGCTTCCGTACAGCTAACCGCTCCTCCGGGATGGTCAGGCCGGTTCTGGGCACGCACCGGCTGCAGCTTCGATTCCTCCGGACACGGCAACTGCGTCACCGGAGACTGCGGCGGCGTTCTCAAATGCATCGGCGGCGGAGTTCCACCGACCACTCTCGCCGAGTTCACCGTCGGATCAGGCGCCTACGGCAAGGATTTCTACGACGTGAGTCTCGTCGACGGTTACAACGTCGAGATGGGGATCAAACCCCATGGAGGCTCCGGTGACTGCACATACGCAGGCTGCGTCGCCGACGTCAACAGTGTCTGCCCTAGCGTGCTTCAGATCATGGATCCGCGTACGGGAATCGTCGCTGCGTGTAAGAGCGCTTGCGCGGCGTTTAATGCGCCGGAGTTCTGTTGCACAGGCGCTCACGCGACGCCGCAAACTTGTTCTCCGACTCATTTCTCGGCCGTGTTTAAGAACGCTTGCCCTAGCGCTTACAGTTACGCCTATGACGATGCGACGAGTACTTTCACTTGTTCTGGGGCTAACTACGTGATCACTTTCTGTCCCACCCGGTCTTAA